In Planctomycetota bacterium, the DNA window TCGAAGCCCGGCCGCCCCAAGGGCAACGGCGCCGCCGAGATCGTGGCTCCCGAGCCGCCCGCGTCCGCGTCGGGCGCAGCGACCAAGCCCGAGCCCAATCCCGAGAAGGCCAAGGCGCTCAACCTCGCGGTGGGCCAGATCGAGCGGAACTTCGGCAAGGGCGCGATCATGCGCCTGGACGAGAACGCCGCCCTCAACATCCCGGGCATCAGCACCGGGGCGCTCTCGCTCGACCTGGCGCTCGGCGGCCGCGGCATCCCGCGGGGCCGCATCGTCGAGATCTTCGGCCCCGAGTCCAGCGGCAAGACGACGCTCGCCCTCACCGTGGCCGCCCACGCGCAGAAGACCGGCGGCGTGGCGGCCTTCATCGATGCCGAGCACGCGCTCGATCCGTCCTGGGCCCGCCGCCTGGGCGTCAACATCGACGACCTGCTGGTCAGCCAGCCCGACACCGGCGAGCAGGCCCTGGAGATCTGCGAGCTGCTGGTGCGCTCGAACGCCGTCGACGTCATCGTCGTCGATTCGGTGGCCGCCCTCATCCCCCGCGCCGAGATCGAGGGCGAGATGGGCGACAGCCACGTCGGGCTGCAGGCCCGCCTCATGAGCCAGGCCATGCGCAAGCTCACGGGCATCATCGCCCGCAGCAACTGCACCGTCATCTTCATCAACCAGATCCGCGAGAAGATCGGCGTGATGTTCGGCAGCCCCGAGACCACGCCCGGCGGCCGCGCCCTCAAGTTCTACAGCTCGGTCCGCATCGACATCCGCCGCATCAGCTCGATCAAGGACGGCGAGCAGGCCGTCGGCAACCGCGTGCGGGCTCGCGTGGTCAAGAACAAGGTCGCCCCGCCCTTCCGCCAGACCGAGTTCGACATCATGTTCGACGAGGGCATCAGCATCTCGGGCGATCTGCTGGACCTGGGCGTCGAGCACAAGGTCGTCGACAAGAGCGGCGCATGGTTCAGCTACGGCGAGGTCCGCCTGGGCCAGGGCCGCGAGAACTCCAAGCAGTTCCTCCGCGAGAACGACGACCTGGCCGCCGAGATCCGCCACAAGGTGCTCCAGCGGCACCTCGAGCAGGCCCAGGCCAAGGCGAAGAAGTAGCACCAGCCGGCTGGGACCGGAGCGTCCAGCGATCGACGGTCGGGGACCGGCCAGCGCTCGATCAGGCCCGCGGGGTTCACCCCCGCGCGGCCGTACGAGAGCGAGTGTGTGGCCGGAGGCCACTACGGAGCGCTATGATCCAGACCAACCGCGGACGTGGCGGAATTGGCAGACGCGCTAGGTTCAGGTCCTAGTGGGAGTAAAATCCCGTGGAGGTTCGACTCCTCTCGTCCGCACTCGAAACCGGCCTGTGAAGGCCGGTTTTTTCGTGGAGAAGGACCGTCGATGAGAGTGCGAGTGAAGCGGGACTTCTCGCGATACCGCCAGCCGGAAGACGAACTGTGGCACACGAGGCTGCACGAAGGAGTGGAGTACGCCGTCATTTGCTTCGAAGACGGCCACTATCTGGGAGGACTACCACGACTACGACGCAAAGGCGATCGCGTGCTTTCGTCGAATCATGGGACGGCCGAGCCTTCCCTAGCCCTTCCGGAACCCATGCACCGCGTGCCGGAGCGGCTGGCCGAACGCCCGCTCGGCGTGGTTCGCGCTGGCCAGGGCGGCGTCGAAGGCCTTGGGCGCCACCAGCATTGATAGTGGCGTGACGCCGCGGCTGTGCTCGGCCAGCGATCGCACGCGGTCGCGGAAGGTCCTGCCCCGTCCCAGCGTCATCGAGAGCACGATGAGGGCGCGGTCCTCGGCCGGCAGGCGGTGCCACAGGCGGCCCGCGACGATGACCACCAGCGGCACGCCGATGGCGATCGCGGTCAGGCCCAGCTTGGCGGCGGGCGCCAGGCGATCCCGCCAGCTCGGTGCGAGCTGCTCGCCCCCGCCGGCGGTCGTGGCGCCCTCCTCTGCGCCGGGGATGACCAGCTCGATGGAGCGCAGGTCGACATCCTGCGACTGCCCCGATGCCAGCACATCGGGCGCAACCACAAGAACGAACGCCAGCGAGGCCGCGAACACGAGCCGCATCATGCCACCGCTCCCTTACCCCTGCTGCGGCCCGCGGGCGTGTCCTGTTCCACCTGGCCCCCCGGCAGCACCCGCGCCTCGGCCGCGACGGCCCGCAGCTCGTCGACGGGGATGTCGAAGGCCGAGTCGTCGCTCGATCGGCCCGAACCGCGTCGCCACCGCTGGCGGGCCTCGGCCTCCAGGCTGCCCATGCAGGCGGCGGCCCGGGCGCGGGCGGCGCCGTCGGGGTCGTGGCGGGCCATGTCGGCGATGACCGCCGCCAGCTCGGTCCAGCGGGTGCCCAGCGCGATCTCGGGCCCGCGCCGCAGCGCCCGGCCCGCAACCCAGAGCGCCGACACGCGGTGCGCGGGCCGCTCGTCGCCGAGCATCGAGCGGAGCGTCTCGCCGGCGCGCTCGTGGTCGTGCGGGCGCTCCGGTGTGTTCGGCGGCGTCGGCTTGGCCTCGAGCTTGGACGCCGGCCGATGCCCCGCAAAGAGCGCCGCCCGCACCGCGTTGGCGCGGACGCGCTGGTGCGCATCGCCCGTGAACTCGATCAGGGATATGTCCGCGGGATCGACCCGCATCCCCTTGCGGCGGCGTTCGGCCAGCGCCTCGATGGCGTTGGCGCGGACGCGGGGGTGCTCGGCGTGCAGCGCGGCGTGCAGCGCCGTGACGACGGCATCGCCCGGCACAGCGGTCAGGGCCCGCACGGCGGTGGCCACAACGCGGCTGGCGTCGCCCTCGCGCTGCCGCGCGGCGTCGCCCAGCCGGAGCACCTCGAGCATCGCCTCGCGGATCTCGCGCGCCTCGCACAGGCCGAGGCGGACGGCGAGCCTCATCGCCGAGATGCGGTCGCTGGGGTCGAGGGCGTAGTGGATGCGTTCGGCGATGCGGCTCGCGGGGTCGAGCGTGCCGGCCGACGCCTGCCGCCGCGCGGCGCAGGTTCCCGCGGCGGTCGCGGCATCGGCGTCGTGGCGAGCCCGCTCTTGGGTACCCATGGCGCGGAGCGAGGCGTCGGCGTGCCGGCCCAGACCCCGCATCCACGGCTCGGGCGAGGCCTCCATTGGCTCGCCGACGCGGGAGAGCGAGAGCGCCGCCGACCGCGACACCGCACCGCTCGGGTCGTACACGAGGTCTTCGCGGAGGGTCGTGGTGCCGAAGCGGACCACCGAATATCGCACGCGGGGCTCGGGGTCGACCAGCCTCCGCATGAGGATGTGCGTCCGCGTCGGGCTGTCCAGGCCGATGCCCGCGAGCCACTCGGCGAGCCCGGCGCGGCCGGCGGGCGAGAGCGCCTCGGTCATCGCCTCGTCGGGCACGGGGCAGGCCTCGGGCCAGCGGATCGTCGCCGGTGGCGTCTCGGCCGGGTCCAACCCGGCATCCGCAGGGCCCGCCGCCTTGGGCTTGTGCAGCTTGGGTCGATCTCGGAGGTAGCCCAGCTTGCTGCGTCGCTCGGCACGGCGGATCAGGTGGACCCGGGCGAGCACCGCGTCGTGCTCGGCCGGCGTGCGGGCCCGCGCCAACCGGTCGCCGGCGGCCGACGCGACGGGGTCGAGCACGATCCAGGAGAGCGCACGCTCGCGGGCCAGCGCGATGTCGGCCTTGCGGAGCACCATCCGCAGGGCGCCATGCGCGGGGGTCGAGTCGCCGGCGAACCAGGCCGCCAGCGCGTGGCCGACACCCCGGCGCGCCGCCGACGCCGAGGCGTCCGATAGCGTGGCCACCGCCGCCAGCAGCACGCCGAAGCGACGGTGCTGGTCGAATTCGGCGATGGCCTGGGCCAGCACGCCCTCGATGCCCTCGACGGGCTCGTCGTCCGGGGTCGGTCCGGCGGATGCGTCCTCGTCGGCATCCCCCCCCGCCGCGAGCAGGCCGGCGCGGCCCGTGGCGCGGACGATGGCTCGCTCGGCCGCCACCTGCACGCCGCGGACGTCGTCGCACAGCAGCCCGAGCACCAGGTCCATCGCGCCGGGGGTGGCGATGGTGGCGGCGATCTCGGCGATCGAGGCCCGGGCGGCGGGGTCGGCGCTCGCCGCGGCACGCTCGATGGCCCGCGTCCAGCGGGCGCGGGGGCCGATCGAGAGCGCAATGGGCTTGAGCGCCTGGGGCACCGAGGGCCAGCACCGCGTGAGCTGGTAGACCGCCTCGTCGGCGGGGGCGGCCGCGTCGCCCCCCCAGGCGATCCGCGCGAGCCGGTGCAGCGCGGCGGCGACGCCCGCGGCGGGTCGGTTGCCCCGCTCGGCCTGCAGCACCAACCAGGCGGCGGCCCGCTGGCGATCGGCGGGGTCGAGCCAGGGCATCGCCTCGCCGAACACCATCGCCCGCTGCGCAGCCGAGAGCCGCCGCGTCTTCCGCAGGCCATCGGACGGCCGCAGGTCGGCCATCCGCCTCAGATCCGGTGCTGTGTCGTCCTGCTGGGTCATCCGTTGACGCGTCGTGTGTCTCGCCGGGTGTCCGGGCGGGTGGTGGCGGCGGCCGGGGAGGGCGGCGCGCCGCACAAACATAGCTGGATCAACGGCCGGCCATCCGCGCCGGTGCAGCCCCAGCGTATCGACGCGGCCGCGGCCCGGCCGCCAGAAGCCACGGCCATCGCGCTACAGTTGCACGATGACCGCGATCCGGCGAATTATCTCGCCCCGCTGAGGGGCCCACGCCGCGTGCGGGCGACGCCCCGCCGACGCTCCCGCGTTCCATCCATTCGCCGTGAATCCCATCGCACAGCCAACCACGCCGGCAAGCGACACCAAGCGACAGGCTCGCCGCCCCACGCAGCAGCGAGCCCGCCGAGCGACGACCGATGCCCCCCGCACGCGGGGGCGGAGGGCACGATGACCGAATCGACGCCAACCCAGCCCGCGGGCGCGCAGACCAAGAAGACGCCCAAGGCCGACAAGAACCGCTATCGCCCCACGCTCAACCTGCCGCAGACCGACTTCCCGATGCGAGCCGGCCTGGTCAAGAACGAGCCGCAGTCGATCGAGCGGTGGAGCGGCTCCGACCTGTACGGCCGGCTCCGTGCAGCACGCAAGGGCCGCGAGCCCTTCGTTTTCCACGACGGCCCGCCGTACGCCAACGGCTCGATCCACCTGGGCCACCTGACCAACAAGTGCCTGAAGGACTTCGTGGTCCGCAGCCAGAGCATGCTGGGCAGAGACTGTCCGTTCGTGCCGGGCTGGGATTGCCACGGGCTGCCGATCGAGCACAAGGTCATGGCCGAGCTGGTGAAGTCCGGCGAGATCAAGCAGCTCGAGGGCCTGGATCCGTGGGCCCGCCGCGCCCGCATCCGTGCCGCGTGCGACGCCTACGCCCGCAAGTACGTCGAGCTGCAATCGGGGCAGCTCGTGCGGCTGCTCACGCTCGCGGACTACGGCGACCCGTACCTCACGCTGCACCCGCAGTTCGAGCAAGCCACCACGGAGGTGCTGGCCGATCTCGTCGAGCGCGGCCTGGTCTACCGCGCGCTCAAGCCCGTGCATTGGTCGATCGCCAACGAGACGGCGCTCGCCGAGGCCGAGCTAGAGTACATGGATCGTGAGGACATCTCGGTCTACGTCGACTTCGAGGCCGCCGACGCCGACGCCGTGTACGAGGCGTTTGGCCTGTCCGGGGACGATCGCCCCGAGCAGACGCCCAGCTTCATGATCTGGACGACCACGCCGTGGACGCTGCCGGCGAACCTCGCGGTTGCCGTGCACAAGAAGTACGCGTACGCCGTGGCCCGCATCGACGGCAACGTCACCGTCGTGGCCGAGGACCTGCTGTCCAAGGTCGCCGGAATCGCCAAGGCCGAGGACGTGCAGGTGCTCGCGACGGCCTCGGGCGAGAAGCTCGTGGGCCTGCGCTACAAGCACCCGTTCCGCGATGCGCCGGCCACGCCGCTGGGCGAATCCGACGCCGACGTCTCGAACGCCTGGCAGATCGTCGAGGCCGAGTACGTCACGCTGGAGGATGGCACGGGCCTGGTGCACACCGCGCCGGGCCACGGCGCCGACGACTACGACACCGGCAAGCGCGTCGGGCTGCCCGTCTATTGCCCGGTGCGGGGCAACGGCACCTACGACGAGACCGTGCCCGAGTGGATCGCCGGCCAGAGCATCTGGAAGGCCAACCAGGCCATCACCGATCGGCTGCGCGAGAGCGGGCACCTCTTCCACGACCACACGTTCATGCACAGCTATCCGCACGACTGGCGGAGCAAGACACCGGTCATCTTCCGCTGCACCGAGCAGTGGTTCGTGTCGATCGACGGCGCGTTCGGCGTGCCGGGGGAGGATGCCCCGCCGGCGTCGCTGCGTGATCGCGCGATGCACGCCGTGGACGCCGGCAACCCCGAGAGCGTGGATTTCATCCCCGCGTGGGCCCGCAACCGCCTGCGGGGCATGCTCGAGAGCCGCCCGGACTGGTGCATCAGCCGCCAGCGGTCGTGGGGGCTGCCCATCCCCGCGTTCGTCACGCCCGACGGCGACACCGTGCTGACGCCCGCGCTCGTGCGCGCCATCGCGGCGGTCTTCGGCGAGCGGGGCAGCGACGCCTGGTTCACCGAGGACGCCGCCACGCTGCTGGCGGGCTGGCAAGCGTCGGCCGACGCCGACCTGCCCGAGTCGCTGCGCGGCCTGGACAAGGCCACGCTGGCCAAGGGCGAGGACATCCTCGATGTCTGGTTCGAGTCGGGCGCGACGTGGAATGCCGTCATGCGGGCGCGGGGGCTGGGCTTCCCGATGGAACTCTACCTCGAGGGTTCCGATCAGCACCGCGGCTGGTACCAGTCGAGCCTCGCCTGCGCGCTGGGTTCCGTGGGCGAGCCGCCGTACAAGAAGATCGTCACGCACGGCTTCATGGTCGACAAGGACGGCCACAAGCTCAGCAAGAGCCGCGGCGACACCATCGAGAAGCTCTTCGAGAAATACGGCTGCGACGTGCTCCGCTGGTGGGTCGGCAGCCTGAGCTACGAGAACGACGCCAAGACCGACGACGAGTTCTTCCAGATCGCCGGCGAGAGCTACCGCAAGGTCCGCAACACGCTGCGGTTCGTGCTGGGCAACCTCGGCGACTTCGATCCCGCGCAGCACGCCGTCGAGTTGTCGGCCATCGAGCCGGCATCGATCGACGCCTGGGCCCTAGCCGAATACGACCGAGTTGCGACCGGGGTCATCGCGGCGTACGAGCGGTACGAGTTCCGCGCCGTGCATTCGCTGCTGTACGACTTCTGCAACGAGACGCTCAGCGCCGTGTACCTGGCGGCGATCAAGGACCGCCTGTACTGCGACGCACCCGATGCGCTGCGTCGCCGGCGCACGCAGACGGCGCTCTACCACATCGCCGATGGGCTGTGCCGCCTGCTCGCGCCGGTACTCTGCCACACGGCCGACGAGGCCTTCCGTGCGCTGCGCCGGGTGGACGACGACGAGACCTGCGTGCACCTGGAGGAGTTCGTCGTGAGCTTGGGCGTGGCGTGCGAGGAC includes these proteins:
- the ileS gene encoding isoleucine--tRNA ligase → MTESTPTQPAGAQTKKTPKADKNRYRPTLNLPQTDFPMRAGLVKNEPQSIERWSGSDLYGRLRAARKGREPFVFHDGPPYANGSIHLGHLTNKCLKDFVVRSQSMLGRDCPFVPGWDCHGLPIEHKVMAELVKSGEIKQLEGLDPWARRARIRAACDAYARKYVELQSGQLVRLLTLADYGDPYLTLHPQFEQATTEVLADLVERGLVYRALKPVHWSIANETALAEAELEYMDREDISVYVDFEAADADAVYEAFGLSGDDRPEQTPSFMIWTTTPWTLPANLAVAVHKKYAYAVARIDGNVTVVAEDLLSKVAGIAKAEDVQVLATASGEKLVGLRYKHPFRDAPATPLGESDADVSNAWQIVEAEYVTLEDGTGLVHTAPGHGADDYDTGKRVGLPVYCPVRGNGTYDETVPEWIAGQSIWKANQAITDRLRESGHLFHDHTFMHSYPHDWRSKTPVIFRCTEQWFVSIDGAFGVPGEDAPPASLRDRAMHAVDAGNPESVDFIPAWARNRLRGMLESRPDWCISRQRSWGLPIPAFVTPDGDTVLTPALVRAIAAVFGERGSDAWFTEDAATLLAGWQASADADLPESLRGLDKATLAKGEDILDVWFESGATWNAVMRARGLGFPMELYLEGSDQHRGWYQSSLACALGSVGEPPYKKIVTHGFMVDKDGHKLSKSRGDTIEKLFEKYGCDVLRWWVGSLSYENDAKTDDEFFQIAGESYRKVRNTLRFVLGNLGDFDPAQHAVELSAIEPASIDAWALAEYDRVATGVIAAYERYEFRAVHSLLYDFCNETLSAVYLAAIKDRLYCDAPDALRRRRTQTALYHIADGLCRLLAPVLCHTADEAFRALRRVDDDETCVHLEEFVVSLGVACEDRWAAAMQTRDAALVRIEQARKPEAEGGLGIDNPLDAGVTLPDPDGVLAAFGPLDLADLLGVSRVAVDASAGEIMVEDLRSEPRCERSWKRDGTVKERSDGGLLSERDAIAIGVA